Part of the Apilactobacillus apisilvae genome is shown below.
TATGTTAATGATAAGGCTTTCCAAAGTGTTATTATTGCACATACTAATGGTGGCGTTCCTAATATGGTAGTTAGTTTGAAAGATCAAACTGAGTACAGTTTAGGTGAATTAATTTACTTCTTTGAATTTGCAATTGCAGTTTCTGGATATTTAAATGGAATTAATCCTTTTAACCAACCTGGAGTAGAAGACTACAAGAGTAATATGTTCGCATTATTAGGTAAACCTGGATATGAAGATTTAAAAAAGAAAATTGAAAAAGATATGTAATTAAAAAAGCAATAAAAAGACTTATAATTTTCTAAATCTTTTTATTGCTTTTTTTAATATATTATATTATTTTCAATTTTATTTATTACTTTTTTATAGAATAATTTTTTAGATATATCATCAAATGTTAAATTCCAATTATAGTATGATTCTTTAAATAAAATTTTCGTAGTGTTGCTATATTTTGCTTTTTTTAAAGTGTTTTTAAAATTATCAATAAAACATTGACGTTCTTCTTGTTTAAAACCAGGATATTTTGAAAAATCATTTGAAAAGTAAAACCACTCAGAATCAAACCATAGTTCTTTTAAACTTCCTTTTAATTTATAATTTAATATTGTACTTTTTATTGTTCTATATAAAACGTTTTTAACAGTTATATAGTTTTTAAATACACTTTTATTTTTATTATCATAAATATAATAAGCAATTGTAGACATAATGAAATATGAATTTTTGTTTGATTTAATAAATGATATTAATTTATAACTGTTTAAATATAAATTATATTTAATGAAAAATTTAGATATAGTTATAAAATCATATCCTTGGGTTATATCAAACCAATTAAAAGATATTAATTTAGATATAAAAATAAATATTGGAACTATAAAATCCTTTTCATAATTTTGTAAGTTATTATTTTTAATTCCTTCTTTTATCTGATTTATTATTTTGATTACTAAGAAATAAGATTTGTATAAGGTTTTTTGTGTAAAAGAAATCTTTATTAAATCAGTTATGCCTCTTAGTACCTTATTAATTGTTTTCAAATAATTTGCAATATTATTATTTGTAGGCTTCATAATAATTATGCCTGATAAGGATTCTAAAAAATAATTTATTATTTTTGTTTTATCTTTTGGATTATTTGAAGATATTTCAATAATTTGTTCAAATAGTAAATTCCAATCATTATTAGTTCCTCTAAAATCTTTTTCATCGATATTCTTTTTTTGTGCATTTATGTATTTATTTCTTTTAAATGTATCTATGGCAATTTTTACTTTAGTAATTGGAGATACTGAAATGGATGTAGTTAATGAAAATTTCTTTATCTTATTTTCATTTAAATCAAGATTATATTTTGCTAATTTTGATTTTATCGTTTGAATTATTTTGTTTATTACATCATCACTATTATAAAATATAAATGTATCATCAATAAATCTAAAAATTTTATATTCTTTGTTATTTTTTATATTATCATTATAAAGATCCTTTTCTACTTCTCTATCTATTTGACATAAAATTAATTCTGCAATTATCCTACTAAATTCGGGTCCAATAATTATACCATTAGTTTCATCATAATTTATTCTTCTAATTATTTTATCTACATTATTTTCAAATGAATTTATATTTTTATTAATTTTTGCAATCTTTTTAGAACCAAAAAGAGCCCAAGACAAGGAATGTGTATATATTGAAGGGAAAAAATTTTGTATATCTATTTTTTGCATATGTAAAAAATTTTCTTGAGAATTAATGAATTCAGATGATTTAAATAGTTCACTTATAGAATTACATTTAGAAAATGAAAAGTAATTTCTATATTGCTTAATTAATTCCTCTGAGGATATTAAATTACGTGATTTTGGTATAAATGAATCTTTTAATTCTTTAATCTTCTTTTTTTTGGCTTTTAACTCATCAATTTGATTTTTATTTCTATTAACTGGTTTTCTTACACTAAAATTAGATTTTTCAGTTGATAATAAAATCATTCGTTCATATTTTATTACAAAAAATAAAACTTGCAATTGAGCTAATGGATGGATTAATCCTATATTTCTAATTTTATCTGTTCTAGCATCTACCTTAAATTTAAGGGGGATGCTTTGTTGAACTAAAGGAATTGTACCATCTTTTACATCTAATACCTTTTTATTATAATTTTCTGTTAAATAATTGTTTACATCTTTTTCTGTTATATTTTTATATAGTTGTTTATTTGAAAATGGTATTGGTAATTCTTCTGGAAGAACATCTGTTCTCAAAAAATAATTATTAGACATTATAAAATCTCCTGAATGCATTAAGTTTATGTTATTATCATATTAGGTCATTATTTTTCTTAGGCTAAATTATATTTTCTTTATTTATTGGATAAAATAATTTTATATTATTCATTTATAAAATATTAATTTATGAAATTTCATTTGTAAAATGTAATAGCCACACAATAGATATTTATACTTATAATATCATATTAAGATTATTTTCTATCTTAATCATATTTAAATTAAAAAAATTTATATATGTAAGAAAAATTTTTGGCCTATACATATTGAATTAATTATTATCATTTTATAAATGGAGATAATTTATGAAAAAAAAATATTATTATAAAAAACAAAACTTAAATGGCAGAGAAATATATATATATAATGATGAATTAATGAATTCTTACAAGAAATTATCTAATTATTTAAGAAGAATATGGTCTATTAAAACAAAATCTAGACAGAATATAATAAAAGATATTAAAGAATGTCTGTCAAATGGTAATAGAATTATAATGGATAATGATAATTGCCTTACTTTTAGTAATGAACGTCCTACATTAATTATAAGAGGAGATATTCATCATTTTTTTTCTAGTGTTAATAAGCGTATTATATATAAAAAAATGATGACAAAAGATTGTTTGTCTATTGA
Proteins encoded:
- a CDS encoding RNA-directed DNA polymerase translates to MSNNYFLRTDVLPEELPIPFSNKQLYKNITEKDVNNYLTENYNKKVLDVKDGTIPLVQQSIPLKFKVDARTDKIRNIGLIHPLAQLQVLFFVIKYERMILLSTEKSNFSVRKPVNRNKNQIDELKAKKKKIKELKDSFIPKSRNLISSEELIKQYRNYFSFSKCNSISELFKSSEFINSQENFLHMQKIDIQNFFPSIYTHSLSWALFGSKKIAKINKNINSFENNVDKIIRRINYDETNGIIIGPEFSRIIAELILCQIDREVEKDLYNDNIKNNKEYKIFRFIDDTFIFYNSDDVINKIIQTIKSKLAKYNLDLNENKIKKFSLTTSISVSPITKVKIAIDTFKRNKYINAQKKNIDEKDFRGTNNDWNLLFEQIIEISSNNPKDKTKIINYFLESLSGIIIMKPTNNNIANYLKTINKVLRGITDLIKISFTQKTLYKSYFLVIKIINQIKEGIKNNNLQNYEKDFIVPIFIFISKLISFNWFDITQGYDFITISKFFIKYNLYLNSYKLISFIKSNKNSYFIMSTIAYYIYDNKNKSVFKNYITVKNVLYRTIKSTILNYKLKGSLKELWFDSEWFYFSNDFSKYPGFKQEERQCFIDNFKNTLKKAKYSNTTKILFKESYYNWNLTFDDISKKLFYKKVINKIENNIIY